The following DNA comes from Papaver somniferum cultivar HN1 chromosome 4, ASM357369v1, whole genome shotgun sequence.
tatcatacacataaccctttctcttgtgacttgCGTCTGGCGACCCATAacactcgcataccatttcaaaccgcgtATCTTTTTGTTGGGTATTTTTCACTAGAatgcacatcttctcttttgctttctcaGCAATCCAATGACCGCGTCCTTTTTATCCTCACATTCCAAATCATTAGCGTAATGTGCGGAAGTATCAGGACCCCTAGTATTGTGAGCTTTAGGCTAATCCgtcatcggtaccaatgcaacaatctacaaaacatcaaaagttagttgatatgttaccaaagtcggcagggtcgatatgTAAAATAACACTAACCAAAGAACAGCCGGCTTGGTCTAAGAATAAAACACTGCCGACCAAATaacagtcggcagggtcgacgtaTGCAAAACAATGCCGGCTTAAGCATGTTTCAAATCACGTTTCCTGTGCTGAAAAAAATAGTAGTCGGCAGGGTTCAAATTTTAGACCTTGCCGACAAGAATACTGCTCATAAAAAGTCGGAAAGGTTCAAATTTAATACCTCGCCGGCTTGATTACTgctcatgaaaagtcggcatTTTCATCAAGAGAAACAATGCCGACTATTGTTGTCGGCACGGTCGACAGTCGTCGACCTTGCCGATACTGGGtagaaaaagtgaaaaaaaatacaaaatccatctttttgcatggaaaaatcacaatcttcaccaaGTAAGCTTTGTACATGATTATTTTCAGCTCCCTTTTCTTGTAATGGTTCAATAGATTCTTCATTTGGCTCAACACATTCATCATTTCTATagccatcttgagtttgaggaaaataaaagtgaggatcatgcatgttatccatttgatcatgatttggtaggtcatcatacaagtactcatctgtaggaggaaagttagaagactcccccacttcaaaatcagaTTACAATCACTCATGTCACTCATaccacaaatttctcaaaaaccctaactccCCCCCCcctccacccccccccccccccccccccccccccaaaaaaaaaaaaaaaaaaaatcctctacTACTTCATTCTACTTCTCTCTCTCAATTATTTCTAAAATCCAACttataaatcaactaactaatttaactaatctaatcatttcaattaaattagtgttaatcattGTGGGGCacttcaaaatgaccttattTCGTCTCATTTGGTATAttccaattaatttgggtatactcCAATCTCGCGAGGCTAATATGGCTATTTAATATATTGGAATTAATTTTaggaagcaaaagcttactaggaTATGATAGatgtctaaaacttgacattcaccttgacaatatctaacaaaaattaagctgtgtcatcttcacattgatttaaaAAGTTGGGTTAGAGAAGATTTTTAGGGAAAATGAATGTCTATCCTATGTGGACTTAGACATGTAccttcacacacattccattggagaagctctaagaagAGGAATAAAacaacctggctaaattggggcatatAGTAATTAATTTGGGCCTACTACGTGATAAAAtaagacattttgaagtaaaatgaaaaacccCTTAGCCAACTATTTTACTTAATGACTAATTTACCCTTGATTAATTAGTATTAATTCACCaaaaaatcaataaacaataatTTATCAccaaaacataattttttaaatttcttGGAAAAATATCAACCCAGGATCACGGAATGTTCAACCAATCGTATACCGATTTTGGGATGATGTTCTTCATTCATAAAAACCACCTATAATCGGTGTATATGACTTACCCACATATACCGATTGAAAGAAACGGTGAATATTACTTAAAATCCATCGAACCAATCGGTGCATAAATGATTACATAAACACCGAttctaatataaaaaaaaacatcaaaaatgtTTCATTTAATATATCTTTCAATCAGTTTACATCGGTGTGCATGTATGccgattttttttcctttgtcaGAATCGGCAGCTATTGTGAAATTACTACTGTACGTTGAATTAGTGATTTAGCAATCGGTGTATAAGGATGACCAAATAAACCGAttgttggtaaaaaaaaaaaaaacacagaagaTTGTTCATTTTGGCAAACCCAACAATCGGATTATACTGAAGTCCCACATACATCGATTAAATCAATTTTGGGTACTTTCTGATATTACAATGAATAGATAATGAGATTTTTTTAGCAATATGAGAAGGAACAACTTGGATTAGGAAGGTTTTGGCTATGATTGATGATTAGCCAATTGCATTCCGAGGTGATTAAAACAATTTGACATTCAGGTAAGAATAATCCAGGTAACATATGGGAGATTTAGATTTACCTCAATCAATAGGCTATCGTAGAAATGTGCATCCAATTCAGGTTCACTTCAAAATGAACAAATGACGCTAGGATATCAGTGTCGGCAGCAATTTAGGGTGTAGCTTCAATAAATCAAGGAAGAACAATTGATCTTGGAACCTCCAAAATTCACCTAATCCAGCAAGAAAATTTTGGATAAAGAATATCCCATCCATAATAATTTGTATAACATAGATCTAACCATATGGAACCCTAGGAGAGACCGTAGGGCCGGCGAACTGAAATTAGCCGGCAATAATTTGAGAAACCATgaaaatttttagggttttttaataGAACAATACATGCATCGTATCAACCGATTTCTATTTGATGTTTGCAGAATTGGTCGTTGTTTATTGCCATACTAACcgtttctgggtgaaaaagaatCAAAAATTAGAGATAAGAGGGAGATGGACAGTAGTGGTGATGTTGTTGTCAAAGGTTTTGGAGGTAGTTTAGAAACCCTAGAGTTGTAATTTCAATTCTTCTGATATTTTCTCGATCGGTGATTCCTCTCAAATTCCACTTTTTTTctttggatatgaaattttgtttcttttgattATTGTGTTGATTCAAAACAATCTCTAAAGTTTTAATTATTCGGAGGAAGAGATCCATTAGTGAAGTCATCAGCAAATTTAATATTGTAGAAGGATAATTTAGActtttcaatcaatttttggacaCCCCTTATCTTCCTTCTAGTTTGGAGCAAAATTTTGATAGGCCCAAATTAATCACTATATGCCCTAATTTAGCCAAGTAAAACaaagttgttttcattttattGGTTAAAATAcatataatttttatttctttaccaaatTTGATTACTTGTTAATTATTTGATATGATTAAAAagttaaaaatgattttatttccttaattttcttctGCAAGAAGATTGAAACTCGGCCTCATATAGATAATCCTTGATGATATGATCTCAGCCGTTGAAGGATCAAGAGACAAAAGTAAAGGACTCATACTTCGAATCCTCACACACACACTGTGTTAGTTTGTGTCATGAACCGAGTTTCACGACGATTAGACCGGCGGGTTATTTTCGTAGTTTTCTTATTAATAAGATGGTAGCTTAGATATTCTTGTTTGTGAGAACATAAGCCGAGTCTCTTGTAAGGAATCGGTATCAAATGAATTAATCAAAACATTTCTTCTCTCCCAGTTTCATTTTTTCTTCCCCTTCTATGTCTAATTCTTTTTCTAACCCTCCAAATTCCCCCCTTGTTCTCCAATAATCTCTATCTTTAGAGATTAAGAGTTGCTTCCTGAGATCCAATTGTCGCGTAGAGCgtgacaaatggtatcagagcactcgatTCCTTGTGACCGAGTGAAAATGGTGAACCATTCGGATGAGTTTGAAGCTAAATctaaaattttatggaagaatccatttgctgAGTTGAAAGCTGCAATGGAGAATTACGCAACTCAGTTGAAGGACTTCGCAGATTGTTTATGTAAACTGAAACCTGATGATGATTTGCTCGAACCCTCATCTGGATCTACACTCGCAATCGATGCTGATTTGGAAGTAATTTCTATTGACAAATGATTATCGGTAGGTCATCTCTCTTGGGTTGTTGGAGCTAACCCTAGCTTTTCTACTCACAATTATGATAAATTGGTGTCGCTTCACCAACAATTTTCCTCTCACAGATTCGAATTAGTTTCTTTTTTTCCTATTGGGGTTAAGGAAGATTCAACGTTTTTGGATTATCAAGAAGGTAAACCTTTCGATCTTAATACTAATTTTGTGGTGGATTTTCAAAGTAAAAGAGATGGAACCCCTGAGGTAATTGATTTCAGTACGTTAAATCTTAACTTTAATGATGAACTTCATCAATCTGAAGATTGGAAGTTTGTCACTGTTGAAAACTTTTATCAATTTAATTCTTACCTATTCAAGTCATTCAAGGTGTTATCCATCTTACATATATCTCCAATTACGTCTGAATGTATTTTATTacttaattttgattttgttcgAGTCATATTTGATCGGGTAAGAGAGTTCGAAGTTACTAATAAATATCCTTATTGTGTTGTAGGTAATTCTGCAATCAATTATGAGCTTATTCTTCGACAGGGGtacaaattggtttcaaggtttaTGAAGTCAGTTGTATTCCTGAGGGTTATGGGTGAAGACAGTTGTTGTGCTAGTAATTTGTTTGTTAAAAATGTTGATTGTATTGATGTTAGCAAGCTGGCTGATAAAAGACCACAACAAGATAATATTCTCTGGATAGACTTAACTCTATCGATACTTCAAGTGACAAGGGAAATTGAGTATGTTATTGCACAGAGAATGCTTGATCAAGGGATGGCTAGAGACATCAGTTTTCTGACCCAAATGGAACTAGTTCGGGAGGGTATTATTACAACAATTATAAATTCAAGTCAGAATCTGCTAGACAGCATGAACACAAGAGTTGGTTGGTTATTTTACATGTGTGCGAGAAGTGAAAAATGTACGATATCCTGGTTCTTGCTAGAACGCTATTTAATCGAGGGAAATTATTTGAATCTATCAGTAGGTATTCTTATCACAATACAAGCAGTTCTTGTTTCAGTTTTGGTATGCTTATTACTGGGTTGATTGTTCTTTATGGATCGAACTTAATGCAAAATTACGATGCAAATGTTGTTCATAATTTGTTTCTAAAACCAAGTTGTGGCTTAGAATTGTTAATTGCGATGGCGAATATATGTTTGTCTGTTAAGAAGGGTGACATGGATGATGCCAGAGGGATTTTTGATCAAATATTTCTGCAAGGTAATGTTCTCTGGGCCGAGGCGATACTTCGAGTGACAAAAGTAAGTGAGTCTGAGAATGTGCAAGAACTAGAAGAGGCTCAGAAAGGGTTGTGGAGTTTAAGCTGGGATTATTACTCCTTACAGCTTAAGGATACACTGTATGAGAAGGTGAAAGCCAAGAAAGGAaaatatttttgttattcttgctGCAAGGCTTTCAAGATCAAGTTTAAATGTGTCCATCAGCATCATATTTTACTACATTTACCTCAGGAGCATGAGAAGAACTTGGTAGTTGCGTGTTTCGTCATCAAGGCACTAATCCACCAGAGGGTAATAGAAGAAATTTTCATCCATAACCTTGCTGGAAGTGGAGTAACAAGTCTCATGCTTTGGTTTGAGTATCATTTGGTCAACACTAGAGAAGGTCTTGTGCAGTATAGCAAAGCGACCAAATTACAGCGCAATCTGGGTACTTTTGAAATGTTTAGGGCATTCATCATCTTGCTACCAGCTGAAGAAAAGTTATCCACACTCTCGAGGACAACATGGAGTTTGTCGTATGTACTAAAGAGGGGTTCCCAGCAGAATGGAATCAACCGAGTATGGACTAGTTATCCAGAACAGACTCATAAAAGATAAGAGAATGGGTGGTGGTGCTCTACTGGGTTGTGGCAGGGTCCAAAAGAAAATTGAGATGAATGAGTTTGCATCTATTATGGCAAGTGATATCTCTGTTATGGAATTGATACAACCAGTCTTCTTATATTCTATGTTCAAATTCAGCCTAAAATTCAAATCCAGTTCTTGGGTCAGAAAGAAAAAATTCAGGCTAGACGTAATTATGCTCATCTCAGGTTCATGTAGTGTGGGTGATGAAAGTTGGAAAGTGTCATATTGTGCTTCAGATTTCGCGATTCATAAAAAAGAACTGTATAGTACAATGGTTGGTGGTAGTGTGAAAATCCTTTGTGGTCAGTTGTGGAAGGAGGCATTCTGGACCTTACAGAAAAACTTGAAGCAAATTGCAATTTTACCTCAGGAAGTTCATCAAATATAGGAAAGGGCTGCCAACTCCATGCTGTTAGCAAATGCCTCTCATAGTTCCTGGATTATTATGCACAAGTTCAAAGAGTTAACATCATACCTGACTCAAAGCTAAAGAGGAGCTACATCCAGGTGATGCTTGAGAGGGTGAAAATTCAGTGCGATAGggaaacaaagaagaaattatCTCCCTAAGAAAAGATTGGCAGGTGAAGATTTCTGTGTTAGGAGTGAGAAATTGTTTacaagtacaactcaacatgaaattGCATGTTCATGCCTCAACTATTGATGGGGCAAGATCTCTTACATCGAAAGGTACTCATACAGTCATTTGCGGTGCTATTTTGAAGTTGATACTCAGGGATGCTAGAGGTGTTCACAAAGCAGTGGGTTATGAAGTTACTAGGTCTATTTTCTTTAGAGAAATAGGCACAGAATACTCAAGTTGCATGCCTACAGTTCAGATGAAGCTTTTAGTTTCTCAAGGGTCATGGTATAGAGTTTATTATGTTCACATCTTCTTCTGAATTCGAGATGCATTCGCTACTATGCAACAACTCTGTGTTCCACCGGTCAGGCTCATTTTATATCCTTGAGGAAAAGGATAATTTGAAGGGGTGGGATTTGTCATGAACCGAGCTTCATGAAGATTATACCGGCGGGTTATTTTCATAGTTTTCTTATTAGTAAGAGGGTAGCTTAGATATTCTTGTTTGTGAGAATATAAGCCGAGTCTCTTGTAAGAAATCGGTATCAAATGAATTAATCAAAACATTTCTTCTCTCCCAGTTTCATCTGTTCTTCCCCTTCTATGTCTAATTCTTCTTCTAACCCTCCAAATTCCTCCCTTTGTTCTCCAATAATCTTTATCCTTAGAGATTCAGAGTTGCTTCCTGGGATCCAATTGTCGCGTACAGCGTGACAGTTTGATACGGTCAAATCTTATTAGGATAGCACCACGTGTGTTAGTTCTTGTTCtacttcttcatttttctttttactcCTCATGTTTCACCGTGCTACAAAAATAAAACAGCAAAGGATGTGAAGTATAACATAACTTTTTCATGTCTACTTAAGAATAACGTAACTTCCTAGATGTATCATTGTTGCATCGGTTCATTTTTGCTTTTCTTCCTCGACAAATGTAAGTATATCGATAAATATTACATGGTGTAAGCGCAAAGCAACACTCTAGAAAGACAAAAAGAGCCGCGTGATAGCAAAAATCGCAACCATTTCCGAGCATTTTGCTCTGAAAACAACTCTCGAACTGAAATCTGatatgtaaaaaagaaaaaataacatgTCGCGTCATGTATTATAACCGCAACTATGAATTTTGCAATCACAAAAGTAAAATAGAGTAttggctaaaaaaaaaaaaaatttagcccACCCAGACATAAAATTTTGGATCCGTCCGCTGATCCTGGTTCAAATGACATTTGATCCCAAATCTCAAGCTCATGGTGTGGCCACCTGTAAACTTCACGGGCATCATAGGCTAACACTTGCAGAACATAACTTCTCTTTCTTTTAACATGGTTCGTTTTTTGAGCGTAAGTTAAAGTCGAGACTATTGTGCCGTGCTAAGGTGGGACTTGGGAGATAATACATGTGGCCTTAGACTTGAGTGTATAATTGATAGAGTATTGCAAATGTTACCAGCAAAAGCCTTGACTTTTGTCATTTCGGAAACTTGGCAGACAATTGATTCAGTTTGTGCTGAACATGAATCACTTGTTTCAAGGTAGTGCTGATAATGACACGTTTGAACCATAAGCATGGGTGTAGAATTGACCGGCCAATGTAGTTGATAGGCATGAGTTATGCAACCTCATGGCCGGGCCATGGGCAGGAACTGAAAAGAAAGATAATTAATAAGGAGAAATCCACTTTTGTTAGGGAAAAGGCTGAATATTGGGTGGattaagaaaaaacaataattatttttcttggttttttaattttaacttttgatataattttgatcaactgtaTTTATATTCGTGCAACCCAGAAACAAAGTGCATGATTACCCCTTTTCCATTGGTCACGTTTGCATCTTAAATTATAGAATGTGATTATCTCTACTGTTCTTTCTAAAATGTATTATTTGTCATgacaataaaaactaaaaaaaaaaagaaaaacgttGGAACTGTTGAAATGCATATAGATGAAGCATGATTCGTATTGGCTAAATAAGCTCCCAAATTTAGTATTATACTTCTTCTCCTCTATTGTTCGGGTGAAAAAATGTTAGTCATCTCTACTGATATTTTCCTGCTGCTCATCATGACACCCCTTCACCGCTGTACCTTGACTAAGACGAAAATGCTAGCCATCCCCCACTCTCTTCCTCCACCCCCTTTCCCCCATTAGGTCTGATTAATCTATTTTATCTTGTCAGATGTAGCTGAGTGAAACCCTGGCATATTTGAACTTCTATCCTGACGGTTCAATCTGAATCCCAAATGCGATATCTTTTCAGGAATCTGATTGGCAGTTTTAACTTTATTAAACCCTTAATTGATTATTTCACTAAATATAAGTTGTTGGATGGATTGATCACTTTTTCAGTGTCATAcgtattatattttgtcttgTTCTTTGTTCTAAAACTATGTGATTCACTGGTGTAGGTTTGTCATTTGCTTATAACTTTTGTATCCGTTGGATCCTACTGGTTTCTATTCTCCTGGATTGCATGTGCTTGGAGTTCATGTCTGTCGTGCAACAGGAAAGGAGCTGGTACGGTATCATCTGACCCTTTCGTTTGCAACATGTAAAGGCTTCCCAACATATGCTGGATTTCCAATCTAGCTCTAACAAACTAGTGTCTAGTGATTAGCTTTACCAAATAGGGAGATCAATacggggattttttttttaaatccaccCTAAATTCAGCTTTCCCCTAGTAAAAGTGGCTTTCCCTCTATTAATTATCAAAAGAAAGGAGTGGAAAAAGGAGATATCTATTCATGGCTTGAACACAACAAGATTTGAAACATGAACACAATTTCCTATTAAAACAAATATAGCGAGGGCTTAAGTACGAGCGGAGATGGAAGTCAACGAATACAATTTGAAATATCCATGGcatgaaataataatataatatacAACATTTGAAACATGAATAcaatttattttctgtaaaaaagTACAATATAAGGAGAGCTTAAATATGTGCAGAAGTGAAATGCTGGCGGTTGGTCCTGAAGCTGAGATTGGTGAGATATAATGCATCACATGCATGCATCTGAATTCTGCACTGTCTGTATATGCACATTGGTGAACACTGTCCAGGGGGGGGAGTACTATCTTTTGTGGCTTACCTGTGAATGATGAGAGCAACTCCTACCAAGCTCACCCAAACAGCTACGAAAGCCCATAAAGTTCGGTTATTTTCCCATCCAGACGGgggtcgagatcgtctgtgccactgcttgtgtgtgccctatgtgtcataccaatagaaacacgccacatcattcctctcattaaccatgactaactaaatagattttctatttatacaacactaatcgattaggaaagataattaattagttaaagaagatattacaaatccaagagaaaataccgtgtttctattggtgtggcacatagggcacacccaagcagtggcacagacgatctggaccctCCAGATGGGGAAGGCGAAACCATAAAATCACCAAGATAGGCCTTGTTAGAAGGAAGCTGATTGGTTGTTCTACCACTAGGGATTGGAGGCTGATCTTTGTACTTGTCACTCCAGGTTCCCGCATAACTGAAAAAAACAATCCACTCGTTCTTGTTAGTTTGATCAACTTTAACAGAATATCCTGGGAACACATAAGCtccatagatgaaaatattggagCTTCGCTGTGTGTGTGATCAGAGCCAAAGTAATAACCGGAGGAGTCTGTTCAAAGCGCTAGTTAAGATGAAAGACCTGATCTTGTATTTGAGGCTTGAGAGTGACACCTCGCAAGAAAATGGTAATAGGGTGAACCTCTCTTGGGTTTAAGTTTTATTCATTTTCTAACTTCAAGATCAGCAGTGAACCTAACGTTGAGCACTCGGTTGAAGGTTCACGAGTTTGGTGGACAAATCAAAAACTCTAATTTTTCGGTAATGAATGAAATATGAAATAAGAGGTTTCGTTTTTGTCTAGAACTCAAACCAAGGCATTATAATGTTCCAATATGAATTAAGAGGTTTCGTTTTTGTTTAGAACTCAAACCAAGGCATTCTAATGTTCCCTACACTTTTAGAAGTTGGTATCTTGCCATATGTTACACATTCACTCACATGTTAGGTATCTGTGAATGGTCTGCTGACAAGAATACACTAGAAAATATTCGGTTAACCCCGAGTAGAGTAAAATAAGATGCCTTACATGTACCAAAAAGATGGTGTGGTGAATATTTGAAGCAGGCAAGGGGGATATTAAATATATAAACATTTGCTAGAATATTCCATAATGCAATTTCAACAGAAAATTTCCTTAGTATGATGTAGCAGTGCATAGAGAACTTCTGTTTCAGGTAGGTCACATTTTGTTCTCCTTCGGTTTGCTAATTCTAAAGCTCGGGAAAATAGAACCCCCAGCAACCATTGGCTGATAAGTCCTATACTAAATGATCTATAATGAATTCCTGAACACTTTCTATTAGCTAAAGCACTATCAAAGAGACAAAGGATACGTTTGATTTGTTTCTCATGGACACTAATGAGAATAATAGGATAATTGAGGAAAGCCCGAATTTACCTGTCATAACCGGAACCAATTAATGGTATCGTAACCATTTCATCCTTCGAAATTTTAAGTTTAGGTGCCTGTAAGATGTAGCGAAGCTCCTTAGCTTGCCGTCGAATACTAACACTTGGGTGTTTCCTCTCTAACTGCTGATAAAGAGTAATACAATATGCATGTCGGTTGTTCGCTTCATAAGCCATAGCAAGCCATATTTGTATCTGAAGACCAAAATTTTAACATCCATTTTTGAGTCAAGTACTACAGCTATATCTTAATGAAACACAATTGGAACAGTGGGTAATCCGACAATAGTATCTCGTATATACGAAACGAACCTCACCGCCAAACATAGTGGGTCTTGGAATGATTATTAATGCACCTTCTAGGAACTCAACTGCTCGACCATACATTCCTCTGCTGTAAGCCTTCTGTCCCAACTCAAACATCAATGTTGCTGTTTTCTTTCGCTCAGCTTGCTCTTTCGCCACCTAATCTCCACCATTGGGGAAAAAATAACCAGATCACATACAGAAACTAATCTAATGCTAGTTTTCTACCAAAATAATCTAATGCCTAGACAAAACAGCAATGCACTGAGCATCCATGACCCATTCAGTTACCCATGCAGGCATGCACACACTATCTCAGTCTTACACCAGATCGTGAGACTGCCTTGGATGACGTTGGTAACATGGGTTCACTAGACAAAAGCAAGGTTGTAACTGAACCCCAAATtatatctatttttatttttattttaatttggcCTCTTTCGACAATTGAATGAATTCTGGTATACTACTAGTTTGACTGATGGTGTTAAATTAATGGTGTAATTGAAAGACTATTATTCGAATACATCAGGTTTTCAAGATCCGAGGTGACTGTGCAGTGAATAACCTAGGCGACAGCTGATGTATCTAATCTAACTTCCAGTTAGACACTATATACACAACCCTAAATTCAAGCGCAATAAAATTAAAAAGTTCTTCGGAAAAATAAGATTGAAGTTAAGAAATTAAATCTTTTCGAGCTCTTTTCGAactctcatcctcttcctttcTTCAGTGTCTTCATCATCCCCTCCAaactcatcttcatcttcatcaccaccatcatcatcgTCGTCAACTCTATTCTGTAATTCTTCTGCTTTTCTCTCTAATTCCTTCAACTCTTCCAACTCTTTAACTCTTTTTCTCATTTGCTCTTCCCAACTTTCAAAATCCTCATCACCTTCGTCTTCTCCATTAAATTCAGAATCAAAATCCATAGAAGAATTAGATTTTGAATTTATAATTCCTTTTTTATTATTAACACCGTATAAGAAATTCCTAATTTCAGCTTTATCGTGACGAGAAGATTCGGATTTTGTAGAAAGAGAAACGTTGTTAATGATTTGAGAATAATAATCTTTTTTCAAGATTACGTCCAGTATTGCTAACCGGGTTCTACGATCTGGTAATCCTGTTCGGATCGAGATTGTATCGACCAGTAGTGTTAGGTTTCCGACTAGAACCGCCATGGTCGACTGTTGGTGAGCGAAGGGGAAGAGAAAATGGAGCGAGAGAATCTACTTCACACAGAGTTTTCTCCCGCCACTCAGATATTTCGTGGACTAGAAATAAGTGAAGAAGACGAAAATAGCCCAATGAATCTTGTGAATCTGCTGAATCTTTACTCTTTCCCACTTGCGACTGGTCTAGCCCGGCGACTTCTTTAGCTATGTTCAAATACAGGGGTAATATTGTCAAGATGATTAATGTAGAGACGTGACGCCACCCGATGATGCTGTTAGAGGATTGAGTCACGAAATCAAACGGCTGCTTTTCGTGAAATTTGTATTTTGCACTTGGTTAAAGTATCTGCAACATATAGTGGTGCAAGATACACTGTGCAAAGCGTGTGATAGGACATCCAGGGAGGTGCTTAATACTTAATGAAACGTTCTTAATTTGTCCTAATCTAGGACAAGGAAGATTTGATAAACTTACTTGCAGCAACATTCTATTCTACAATGAAGATGAGCCTATGAGATTTTCATTCAATAACTTCGTAGTTTTCTCTCACAAGGGGAAAAACTATTAATAGTGCCGCTAAAATAATAAACGGCTAATACTAAATCTCAAACTCAAACAAGACAAAGAGTGGATTGGTCTTTAACCCCTTCTCATAATGAAGTTGCATATGACGGAGATTCTACTATGAATCTAAAAGAGTGGGTTGGTCATTGGCTATCTTCCAATGTCCTCAAAGATAAGGCGGCAGGTGTGTTCTCAATTGCTTGGAGTTTATGGAAGGATAGATTCCTTTAATTTTCCAGGGTAAAAATTTAAATCCTAGTTTTACTGTGAAACTAGCTCTTAAACTTGTGACTACCACAAAATTCTACCTTAGATCTGAACATGTTGTTCACATACCGCCAATGAACCTACATTTGGAAATGACCTTAATT
Coding sequences within:
- the LOC113274100 gene encoding uncharacterized protein LOC113274100, which encodes MAVLVGNLTLLVDTISIRTGLPDRRTRLAILDVILKKDYYSQIINNVSLSTKSESSRHDKAEIRNFLYGVNNKKGIINSKSNSSMDFDSEFNGEDEGDEDFESWEEQMRKRVKELEELKELERKAEELQNRVDDDDDGGDEDEDEFGGDDEDTEERKRMRVRKELEKVAKEQAERKKTATLMFELGQKAYSRGMYGRAVEFLEGALIIIPRPTMFGGEIQIWLAMAYEANNRHAYCITLYQQLERKHPSVSIRRQAKELRYILQAPKLKISKDEMVTIPLIGSGYDSYAGTWSDKYKDQPPIPSGRTTNQLPSNKAYLGDFMVSPSPSGGSRSSVPLLGCALCATPIETRAHTSSGTDDLDPRLDGKITELYGLS